The Alnus glutinosa chromosome 7, dhAlnGlut1.1, whole genome shotgun sequence genome includes a region encoding these proteins:
- the LOC133873852 gene encoding uncharacterized protein LOC133873852, translated as MGPSSTALLLFSLFLCLVISRASDETTILKGVDLESPAIVVTPSPVSVLSSSRGSKDALLCERVQVSGLSRLKLGSYASSFRITLSPSVEIPERLHSKIKVCFHRNDSLGLCQCENDEWKSFKGLWGSVMSPYEYRYIDVKFIGEVSGSVTVAVEEDFQRWRLVCLALGCVLLLLAPIVSSWVPFYYSSSMVIGVFLVIIIMLFQGMKLLPTGRKNVFYLTVYGLVLGAGFFLLNYFSMLVNSILVNLGLGEEMHNPVSIFVLVGIILAGAALGYWIVRKFVISKDGSVDVGIAHFVKWAMGIIGTTFILQSTLDTPLALVTLVSSWAICNLIFCLKWASTVHQSYSGSVTPWLKQERQTTGKHSRAEFLSRSSPQAREDVE; from the exons ATGGGCCCGTCTTCCACCGcgcttcttctcttctctctctttctctgcctcGTGATCTCACGTGCCAGCGACGAGACCACCATTCTCAAAG gtGTTGATCTTGAAAGCCCAGCTATAGTTGTCACTCCTTCCCCCGTTTCTGTCCTTTCATCTTCCCGTGGCTCTAAAGATGCTTTACTGTGTGAACGTGTTCAAGTTTCTGGTCTTTCAAGATTGAAACTTGGGAGTTATGCCAGTTCTTTTCGGATTACCTTGTCTCCATCTGTAGAAATTCCAGAGAGATTACATAGCAAAATTAAGGTTTGTTTTCACAG AAATGATTCACTTGGCTTATGTCAGTGTGAAAATGACGAATGGAAATCTTTTAAGGGGCTGTGGGGCTCGGTTATGTCCCCTTATGAGTATAGATATATTGATGTGAAGTTCATTGGTGAAGTATCTGGTTCTGTCACAGTAGCTGTTGAAGAAG ATTTCCAGCGATGGCGCCTTGTGTGTCTAGCATTGGGATGTGTTTTACTACTTTTGGCTCCAATTGTTAGCAGTTGGGTTCCTTTTTATTACAGCAGTTCAATGGTGATCGGGGTTTTTCTGGTCATTATCATCATGCTTTTTCAG GGAATGAAGTTATTGCCAACTGGTAGGAAAAATGTCTTCTATCTTACTGTATATGGATTAGTG CTTGGAGCtggatttttccttttaaattacTTTTCAATGCTGGTAAATTCGATTCTTGTCAATTTAGGACTCGGTGAAGAGATGCACAATCCA GTCTCTATATTTGTGCTGGTGGGAATAATCCTTGCTGGTGCTGCTTTAGGATACTGGATTGTGAGGAAATTTGtaatctcaaaagatggaagTGTGGATGTTGGTATAGCCCATTTTGTTAAATGGGCAATGGGCATCATTGGAACCACGTTTATTTTACAG AGCACTCTTGACACTCCTCTAGCACTGGTGACCTTGGTTTCTTCCTGGGCTATCTGCAATCTTATCTTTTGTCTGAAGTGGGCCAGTACAGT GCATCAATCATATTCTGGGAGTGTGACTCCTTGGCTAAAGCAGGAGAGACAGACAACAGGAAAGCATAGCCGTGCTGAATTCCTTAGCAGATCAAGCCCTCAAGCAAGGGAAGATGTGGAATAG